A stretch of DNA from Deltaproteobacteria bacterium:
GGAACAAAGGAAGTGGCGGGCGGTTCGCTAACATCAACCGGCCCATCGCGGGAGCAACGCATGAGCAAGAACTCCCGGTCGGGAAGCACGCTCTGCAACTGTACTCTCTGGCCACGCCCAACGGCATCAAGGTCACCATCTTGCTGGAGGAACTGCTCGAACGCGGCATCAAAGAAGCCGAGTACGACGCCTATCTGGTCGATATCATGAAGGGAGAGCAATTTGGCAGCCAGTTCGTGGCGATCAATCCTAATTCCAAAATTCCAGCGCTGCTTGACCGCAGCACCAACCCGCCGACACGGGTTTTCGAGTCAGGCGCGATGCTCGTCTATCTGGCAGAAAAGTTTGGTGCATTCCTGCCGAAGGAGCCGTCTGCACGGGCAGAATGCCTATCGTGGTTGTTCTGGCAGATGGGGAGCGCACCGTATATCGGCGGTGGGTTCGGTCACTTTTATGCCTACGCCCCGGAGAAGATCGAGTACGCGATCGATCGCTTTGCGATGGAGGTCAAACGGCTGTTAGATGTGTTGAATCGTCATCTCAGTAATCATCGATATCTCTGTGGCGCTGAGTACACTATTGCCGATATGGCAAACTACGCCTGGTACGGCTCGTTGGTCGCGCACAATATCTATGAAGCCGCCGAGTTTCTTGACGTCGCCTCGTACACCCATGTGCTGCGGTGGGTGAAGGACATTGAGGCACGACCGGCTGTCCAACGTGGTCGACGCGTGAACAAGTCCTGGGGACCAGAAGAAGAACAGATGCACGAACGCCACAGTGCCAGTGATTTTGCCGCTAAACGCTCGTGATGCAGAGTCACACGCTCACAGTTTGAGTGCAATCGAGGTTGTCATAGACAGAGACAACCTCACGCTTTCACTCTCTGTTTGCTCATCGTTCTCTCACTACTGTGTCAAGCGATCGAGTTCAGCCTGGAGTTGCTCAATCTCCAGTTCTAGCTGCCCTTGCATGGCTCCATAGGCACTCGGGTGCAGCGTTTCACTGCGCAGTACGAGTTCGTCCAGTTCTTGTTGTTTCCGCTTGAGTTCAGTGCGGAGTTCCTCCTCACGTTCTTGCCTGGTTCCCATGTGTGGTATCCTTTCCTTGCTTGCTATCCACCTCTTAGCGTGGTGTCCGTGCCTTGCTCTGGTAGTGATCACACGGTCGTGTCACGGTCAATTGGGTCGCACGACAAACGCTTGACCCCGTTTCGCTGAGCAGGGCATAGTGGTCTGACTAGGGTGATTTCCGAAAAAGCGGATCCCCGAGCTGTCGATGTTCTGCCGATAGCGGCAGGCACAACAACCTGCCCTACCCAGAACGGCAAAGACACGTAGGGCGGGCACAGCCCGCCACCAGAGACTGCGGGATACTTTTTCCAAGAAATCGCCTTAAGCAAAGAGACCGTAGTGTGCGCCATGCGTACAGGCACCAGAGGGGGTATGACAACGAAACGTACATTTTCAGGCCACATCACTAACGGTTCCGTTTCCGAGGTGGAGTGTTACGGAATTCGTATTGTGGGAGGGGCACATCACGGCGGAGATTGAGCGCATAGGCACCAAAGCGATTGACGTGCTCGGTGGGATAGGGACTGAGACGAGCAATTGTAGCATCGGAGAAGTGCAATCTCTCGGCCAGGAGTTGTTGAAGGATACGGGTTTGCGCTTGGACGTGGTGGAAGATCAAACAGTTGGCCACCACGTGACTGTACTTGATGATCTTGCGTTGTGCGTCGCGATCATTCTCGGCAATGATACCTGCGCCGCCGAAGGTGACCCATTTGATGAAGTTATTGAAGGCTTCACTCTTGTTCGTAGCTCCTTGGATGAGAGAGCGGAGGTCAGCATCGCTGAGGTACTGCAGGAGAAAGCCGGTGCGGATGACGCGGCCTAGTTCGCGAAAGGCGAAGTACAACTTGTTTTTGCGGCTAGCCGTGCCCAACTTGCGCAGAATAGTGGACGGCATCAAGCGTCCCGCTTTGATCGAGAGGGCCACGCGCAACATATCGGGCAGATGCGTCTGGATCAGGTCCCAATCAATGGAGGTAACCGTACATAAGTACAGAAAGTTTCACAGATCGTGTAAGCCATTGAAATCACACGAAATGAGTTTTCGCATTTCGCAAGGGATTGCCAGTTTTATGAAAAATGCAATTGCTGTAAAATCAAGCAGTTAGGTAGAGTTGTGAAACTTTGTGCGCCTTTGTACACTTACCCCCGGATTTCCCTGGTTCGTATGCGGCCATCGATGTATTCAACCCACAGTACGGCGTCCGCATTCCCGCCTTCGCATCTAAGACCAAGGCGACGTCAGAAAGTGACCTCGCCGGGCTCTATCTCCAGGAGCAAGCGAAACTCTTCAATCGCCTCACGTTGACAGTCGGTGGACGTGTGGATTTTTCGTCAAACAACGGCGAGTCAGTCGATGCTTTCAGCCCGCGCATAGGACTTACGTATGAATTGCGTTCCGACGTGGCGCTGTAGGCTTTCCGATAGGAATGGAACAATTTTGGTCGCTAAACGATTCGTTTTTTAGCGAACCCCTCTTCCTCGTCCGTGTTGACCTCGGGAACGATCACTCTTTGCACGTCGCCGGTGAGGCATATCCGTTCTCCCTTTAGTGCGGCCCGAGCTCGGGAGCAAAGGCGCAGAAGGTCTTTTCCCTTCTCCTGCCTCTGTCATTGCCACATAGCGATACAGAGTCGAGCGGGAAATCCGGAGCATCTGGCAGATATCGCGGACTTCGATCGACCGGTCCTGATACATCTTTTTCGCGGTCAGCACTTTGGGGGCAGTGGGAGGAAGAGGCTTCCGTCCACCCTTGCGTCCACGTGCCCGCGCCGCTGACAAACCCGCGCGCGTCCGTTCCTGAATCAGCCGTTGCTCGAATTGTGCGAGGGCAGAGAAGAGATTGAAGACTAACTCTCCAGAAGCGGTGGTCGTATCGATCACGCCATCGCAGAGGGAGCGAAACCCAATTCCCCGCTCTCGCAGCTGCTCGACCAGCGTCACAAGATGCGACATCGACCGGCCCAACCGATCCAGTCGCCAGACCACTAGGACATCCCCCGCGTGCAGGGCTGCCAAGCAGGTTTCTAATCCTGGGCGCTGTGCTCGGGCGCCGGACGCAGTATCGACGAAGATGGTTTTCGGTGTGCAACCGTGTCGTTTGAGCGCATCGAGCTGTAGGGTCAAATCCTGCTCCAGTGTGCTCACCCGCGCATAGCCGACCAGATGTTTGCGGTGGTGTGGGAGTGTCTTCTTTTTGCCAGGCATTATTGGCAAGACGGTACGCTGATTTCTGAGACGGGTAAATAGGATAAGGAAAGGGCACTTTTGGCCCCGTTTTTCGCGGGGCACTCGCTGTCCCAGCAAACGGAGGTTTGTTGGGACACGGGAGAAAGGGGACCCGAGATGCCCGTTGACTTTCTGAGTGTCTCTGAGCGTGACCACTGGCAGCGTTTTCCTGAGACGATTACCCACGAAGATCTCGTGGCGTTCTTTTGGTTGTCAGAGACTGATGTCCGCGAGGTCCACCGCCAACGAGAGCCGCCCAATCGATTGG
This window harbors:
- a CDS encoding recombinase family protein codes for the protein MPGKKKTLPHHRKHLVGYARVSTLEQDLTLQLDALKRHGCTPKTIFVDTASGARAQRPGLETCLAALHAGDVLVVWRLDRLGRSMSHLVTLVEQLRERGIGFRSLCDGVIDTTTASGELVFNLFSALAQFEQRLIQERTRAGLSAARARGRKGGRKPLPPTAPKVLTAKKMYQDRSIEVRDICQMLRISRSTLYRYVAMTEAGEGKRPSAPLLPSSGRTKGRTDMPHRRRAKSDRSRGQHGRGRGVR
- a CDS encoding TonB-dependent receptor — translated: MCAFVHLPPDFPGSYAAIDVFNPQYGVRIPAFASKTKATSESDLAGLYLQEQAKLFNRLTLTVGGRVDFSSNNGESVDAFSPRIGLTYELRSDVAL
- a CDS encoding Tn3 family transposase, encoding MYLCTVTSIDWDLIQTHLPDMLRVALSIKAGRLMPSTILRKLGTASRKNKLYFAFRELGRVIRTGFLLQYLSDADLRSLIQGATNKSEAFNNFIKWVTFGGAGIIAENDRDAQRKIIKYSHVVANCLIFHHVQAQTRILQQLLAERLHFSDATIARLSPYPTEHVNRFGAYALNLRRDVPLPQYEFRNTPPRKRNR
- the yghU gene encoding glutathione-dependent disulfide-bond oxidoreductase, which encodes MATNNTYTPPKVWQWNKGSGGRFANINRPIAGATHEQELPVGKHALQLYSLATPNGIKVTILLEELLERGIKEAEYDAYLVDIMKGEQFGSQFVAINPNSKIPALLDRSTNPPTRVFESGAMLVYLAEKFGAFLPKEPSARAECLSWLFWQMGSAPYIGGGFGHFYAYAPEKIEYAIDRFAMEVKRLLDVLNRHLSNHRYLCGAEYTIADMANYAWYGSLVAHNIYEAAEFLDVASYTHVLRWVKDIEARPAVQRGRRVNKSWGPEEEQMHERHSASDFAAKRS